In Synechococcus sp. A18-25c, a single window of DNA contains:
- the psbU gene encoding photosystem II complex extrinsic protein PsbU yields MKRLLCWLTGIAVMAGLLMSLALPASVQAAEIRNVADDKIAERGDKVDLNNSSVRRFQQFPGMYPTLAGKIVLGGPYETVEDVLSLDLTDRQKELFEKYRENFTVTAPSIALNEGFDRINDGQYR; encoded by the coding sequence ATGAAGCGTCTGCTGTGCTGGCTCACCGGCATTGCTGTGATGGCAGGCCTGCTGATGAGCCTGGCCCTTCCCGCGAGTGTTCAGGCCGCAGAGATCCGCAATGTGGCCGACGACAAGATCGCTGAGCGCGGCGACAAGGTGGACCTCAACAATTCATCCGTTCGTCGTTTCCAGCAGTTTCCAGGCATGTACCCGACTCTCGCCGGCAAAATCGTGCTGGGTGGTCCCTACGAAACTGTCGAAGACGTGCTGTCCCTTGATTTGACAGACCGTCAGAAGGAATTGTTTGAAAAGTATCGCGAGAACTTCACCGTCACAGCTCCTTCGATTGCCCTGAACGAGGGCTTCGACCGCATCAACGACGGCCAGTACCGCTGA
- the nadB gene encoding L-aspartate oxidase: MTARRQGMEPIPAGPWDVVVVGAGAAGLMTCLELPDGLRVLLVNRNTSRRSSSLWAQGGIASVTRPDDSSSSHAADTMHAGAGLCDGDSVRLLVDQAPQCVDRLLQLGMEFDRNRDGSLATTLEAAHSHHRVLHVQDRTGHALVDVLRERAEQRPGLLHRRGVRVSQLWVEHGRCCGVQVVDGSRLQWIRSRAVVLATGGGGHLYTNTTNPAQAAGEGVALAWSAGAAIEDLEFVQFHPTALKLPDAPCFLISEAVRGEGARLVDASGQSPVADLHGADLAPRDQVSRALLKCMREQHTDHIGLDWSGIPREQAERRFPTILERCRQHNLNPLEQPIPVAPAAHYWMGGVATDLRAATSLPGLYAVGEVACTGLHGANRLASNSLMECLVFARQLGEIDLPLASETDRSHWNPSQGGSQITADRARSEASIGHLMREIERLSKQCWDVAGVDRSVNGMRRLLQTTDQASLQMQQEQLLQLVKAQPQDQPLQLEEPSRQELNLLLDLLHRQRTSILLLKACLFRTESRGGHYRSDAPAPLPQWRRHSRQVRGMPIHTRQVSE; the protein is encoded by the coding sequence ATGACAGCGCGTCGCCAAGGAATGGAACCGATCCCCGCCGGTCCTTGGGATGTCGTTGTGGTCGGGGCCGGTGCCGCAGGCCTGATGACCTGTCTCGAGCTGCCTGATGGACTGCGAGTTCTGCTCGTCAATCGAAACACCAGCCGTCGATCTTCCAGCCTTTGGGCACAAGGGGGCATCGCCTCCGTCACACGACCTGACGACAGCAGCAGTAGCCACGCCGCGGACACCATGCATGCCGGCGCAGGACTCTGCGACGGGGATTCCGTTCGTCTGTTGGTGGATCAGGCACCGCAATGTGTGGATCGGCTCCTGCAATTAGGCATGGAGTTTGATCGAAACCGCGATGGCAGCCTCGCCACCACACTGGAAGCGGCCCACAGTCATCACCGAGTGCTGCATGTGCAAGATCGCACCGGTCATGCACTTGTCGATGTGCTGCGAGAACGGGCCGAGCAACGGCCGGGTCTTTTGCATCGTCGTGGCGTACGGGTTAGCCAACTCTGGGTCGAACACGGGCGATGCTGCGGCGTTCAGGTGGTGGATGGTTCCAGGCTGCAGTGGATCCGCTCAAGAGCCGTGGTCCTGGCGACCGGTGGCGGAGGCCATCTCTACACCAACACCACCAATCCGGCTCAGGCGGCAGGCGAGGGTGTGGCACTGGCCTGGAGCGCTGGCGCAGCCATCGAGGATCTGGAGTTTGTGCAGTTCCATCCCACAGCTCTCAAACTCCCGGATGCGCCTTGCTTTTTGATCTCAGAAGCCGTTCGTGGGGAGGGAGCTCGCCTGGTGGATGCCTCAGGGCAGAGCCCTGTTGCCGATCTGCACGGAGCCGATCTGGCTCCACGCGATCAAGTCAGCCGCGCCCTGCTCAAGTGCATGCGGGAGCAACACACGGACCACATCGGACTGGACTGGTCAGGGATCCCCCGTGAACAGGCCGAGCGCCGATTCCCGACTATTCTCGAACGCTGTCGACAACACAACCTGAATCCCCTGGAGCAACCAATTCCCGTGGCACCAGCAGCCCACTACTGGATGGGGGGAGTCGCCACGGACCTGAGGGCCGCCACATCACTGCCGGGTCTCTATGCCGTTGGCGAAGTGGCCTGCACCGGTCTGCATGGTGCCAACCGACTGGCCAGTAACTCGCTGATGGAATGCCTCGTCTTTGCCCGACAGCTTGGCGAGATCGACCTTCCCCTAGCAAGCGAAACCGACCGAAGCCACTGGAATCCTTCTCAAGGTGGAAGTCAGATCACCGCGGACCGTGCCCGTAGCGAGGCCAGCATCGGTCACTTAATGCGAGAGATCGAACGGCTCAGCAAACAGTGCTGGGATGTGGCCGGCGTGGATCGTTCCGTCAATGGGATGCGGCGCCTGTTGCAAACCACCGATCAGGCGAGTTTGCAAATGCAACAAGAACAACTGCTGCAGCTGGTCAAGGCACAACCTCAGGACCAGCCGCTCCAACTGGAAGAACCAAGTCGCCAGGAACTCAATCTATTGCTGGATCTTCTGCATCGCCAACGCACCAGCATCCTGTTGCTCAAGGCCTGCCTGTTCCGAACCGAAAGCCGAGGGGGGCACTACCGCAGTGATGCTCCTGCCCCTCTTCCCCAGTGGCGCCGACACAGCCGTCAGGTGAGAGGGATGCCGATTCACACGCGCCAGGTCAGTGAATAA
- a CDS encoding vitamin K epoxide reductase family protein yields the protein MGTTRLTSRRRQDQGFKWARIAMAVLATVGVIDTGSITLKRWGVIGDLTCPLGADGCDKVLNSAWGTLLQTETFSIPLSFVGLVAYLAVVVMALVPLLPGLAENRGDLSRRTWWGLLTVSLGMAVFSLVLVGLMVFKIQAFCFFCALSAALSVLLMVLAVIGGGWDDFGQVVFRGILWALAVLIGSLIWSSVVDPDRPDAALTGPGAPPLVTTESTPAKVALAEHLTATGAVMYSAYWCPHCHEQKEDFGEEAAKKLTIIECAADGQNNQRALCESKNIEGYPTWEINGRLDSGVKPLKTLARMSGFKGDTNF from the coding sequence ATGGGCACCACCCGACTCACCAGCCGCCGTCGTCAGGATCAAGGTTTCAAATGGGCGCGCATCGCCATGGCGGTCCTGGCAACCGTCGGCGTGATCGACACAGGGTCGATCACGCTGAAGCGCTGGGGGGTGATCGGCGATCTCACCTGTCCGCTGGGGGCTGATGGGTGCGACAAGGTGCTCAACAGTGCTTGGGGCACGCTGCTCCAAACCGAGACCTTCAGCATTCCGCTGTCCTTTGTTGGGCTGGTCGCTTACCTGGCGGTGGTGGTGATGGCGCTGGTGCCTCTGTTGCCAGGGTTGGCGGAGAACCGAGGGGATTTATCGCGTCGCACCTGGTGGGGACTGCTCACCGTCTCTCTCGGCATGGCCGTCTTCAGCCTCGTGTTGGTGGGGCTGATGGTCTTCAAGATCCAGGCGTTTTGTTTCTTCTGCGCTCTCTCTGCGGCGCTGTCGGTGCTGCTGATGGTTCTTGCGGTGATCGGTGGAGGTTGGGACGATTTCGGGCAGGTGGTGTTCCGCGGCATTCTCTGGGCGCTGGCTGTGCTCATCGGCAGCCTGATCTGGTCGTCAGTTGTGGATCCAGATCGTCCCGATGCCGCACTGACCGGACCTGGTGCGCCGCCGTTGGTCACCACCGAAAGCACCCCTGCCAAGGTGGCGCTTGCTGAGCACCTCACAGCGACCGGAGCGGTGATGTACAGCGCTTATTGGTGTCCGCACTGCCATGAGCAGAAGGAGGATTTCGGTGAAGAAGCGGCCAAGAAACTCACCATCATTGAGTGCGCTGCAGACGGCCAGAACAACCAGCGAGCGCTTTGCGAAAGCAAAAATATTGAGGGTTATCCCACTTGGGAGATCAACGGCAGGCTTGATTCTGGTGTGAAACCCTTGAAGACACTGGCCAGGATGTCGGGATTCAAGGGTGATACCAATTTCTGA
- the rimO gene encoding 30S ribosomal protein S12 methylthiotransferase RimO: MSPDQPPGRDGICTKPTVAFAHLGCEKNRVDTEHMLGLLSQAGYGVSSDESDANVVVVNTCSFIQDAREESVRTLVGLAEQGKELIIAGCLAQHFQEELLDSLPEAKAIVGTGDYQHIVEVLQRVEAGERVNRVSQTPTFVGDENLPRYRTTGEAVAYLKVAEGCDYRCAFCIIPHLRGDQRSRTIESIVAEAHQLAEQGVQELVLISQITTNYGLDLYGRPRLADLLRALGEVEIPWIRVHYAYPTGLTPDVIAAYRDVPNVLPYLDLPLQHSHPQVLRAMNRPWQADVNERLMDQLREQLPDAVLRTTLIVGFPGETEEQFEHLAGFLERQRFDHVGVFTYSLEEGTAAATLPNPVPAEIAIARKDRLMTLQQPISAEANSRWVGRTVDVLIEQHNPSTGAMIGRCARFAPEVDGEVQVQPRADGLQAAPGTMVPVRITGADIYDLTGEIVGATEMVASARTTS, encoded by the coding sequence ATGTCCCCGGACCAGCCCCCAGGCCGCGACGGAATTTGCACAAAGCCCACGGTGGCATTTGCCCATTTGGGCTGCGAGAAGAACCGTGTTGATACCGAGCACATGCTCGGCCTTCTATCGCAAGCCGGTTATGGCGTGAGCAGCGATGAAAGCGACGCCAATGTCGTGGTGGTCAACACTTGCAGCTTCATCCAGGACGCCCGCGAAGAATCGGTTCGCACGCTGGTCGGCCTGGCCGAGCAGGGCAAGGAACTGATCATTGCCGGGTGCCTGGCTCAGCATTTTCAAGAGGAGCTGCTCGACTCACTGCCCGAAGCCAAAGCGATTGTCGGCACCGGGGATTACCAACACATCGTGGAGGTGTTGCAGCGCGTCGAAGCAGGTGAACGGGTCAACCGAGTCAGCCAGACGCCAACGTTTGTGGGCGATGAGAACCTGCCGCGGTACCGAACGACAGGAGAAGCGGTGGCTTATCTGAAAGTGGCCGAAGGCTGCGATTACCGCTGCGCGTTCTGCATCATTCCCCACCTGCGTGGCGATCAGCGATCGCGCACGATCGAGTCCATCGTGGCGGAAGCCCATCAACTGGCTGAGCAGGGGGTGCAAGAGCTGGTGCTAATCAGCCAGATCACCACCAATTACGGCCTCGACCTCTACGGACGACCACGGCTGGCAGATCTGCTACGAGCCCTGGGAGAGGTTGAGATCCCCTGGATACGCGTGCACTACGCCTACCCAACGGGCCTCACACCTGATGTAATCGCGGCGTATCGAGACGTGCCGAACGTGCTGCCCTATCTCGATTTGCCCCTTCAGCACAGCCACCCCCAGGTTCTGCGAGCGATGAATCGCCCCTGGCAGGCGGATGTGAATGAACGACTGATGGATCAGCTGCGGGAACAACTTCCCGATGCCGTGCTCCGGACCACTCTGATCGTGGGGTTCCCCGGTGAAACCGAAGAACAGTTCGAACATCTGGCGGGATTCCTGGAGCGCCAGCGCTTCGACCACGTGGGAGTGTTCACTTATTCCTTAGAGGAAGGAACTGCCGCGGCCACGCTTCCGAATCCGGTCCCAGCAGAGATTGCCATCGCCCGCAAGGATCGCTTGATGACCCTCCAGCAACCAATCTCTGCAGAAGCCAACAGCCGCTGGGTCGGACGCACCGTGGATGTGTTGATCGAACAGCACAACCCCAGCACCGGAGCCATGATCGGCCGATGCGCTCGCTTTGCTCCCGAGGTGGATGGCGAAGTGCAGGTGCAACCGCGGGCAGATGGTCTTCAAGCCGCACCGGGAACCATGGTCCCGGTGCGAATCACCGGCGCTGATATCTATGACCTAACCGGCGAGATCGTCGGTGCAACTGAAATGGTTGCTTCAGCCCGGACGACTTCGTGA